CTTTAAGTTTACAAAAGGGATGTATTAGAATATTTTCACTTATTTCTGTCTGCGGTggccttttttatttttaacttattaTAAACCAAAATGTTATCCAAGCAAcatattaataatttaacacATCACAGAAACTACACATGtatattatcaaattaaagTGCAAAACAAATACATTGCGACAAACGCTGCATAAAACCTAAGAACGAACTTGAACAGTGGTAACATTCTTGACATACTAGAACATCAGTAAAGGCTATGATCAGAGATATCACATGCTTCTTTAACTATATAGGTTGCTGTATTAATTTTAACCTTACAACATCTCCTAATTTGAAAGTGTGCATAACTAAATAGAAAGACCTTTATAGAAGCAGTTTCCCCATGAAATGTAGCAGTAATTGTTTCCTATTATAAAAGTGTGCAATTTAAGAATTTACCTCGATCATCTTTAGGACCTTGACCTTGATGACATGAAATAAGTTCAGTAATTGACATACATAAATAACCCTCACATCTACTTTTCTACTGACTCACCAAACTGCATTAATGCAGTTTTAAATGGGGGCTTGTATGGGGACAAATACCTGGCTGGCCACCTCTTTTTTGATATATGTATATGAATGAATAAATGTGCATCAATAAATTATCAAGTATCTGTATTCAAAGTGAAAGGGTCTTCCTAACACTGCACTTAGAATCCCCCAAAAAAGACTAAATACTTTGTTTTCATGGAAACTAGAAGGGTGATTCTTTCCATTGCAGTCTCTTCTCTTTTTGTCTTTTCTTTTGCAGATAGCCTCTCTTTCAACTTCTATGCAGCTTCATGCCCTTCAGCTGAGTTCATCATAAGGGACATAGTTACCTCTTCCTCTTCCAATGATCCTTCCATTCCAGGAAAGCTCCTCCGCTTGGTTTTCCATGATTGCTTTGTGGAGGTTAGTCATTGTCCATGCAAGCCAAACATACTATGCTAAACCATAAGTTTGCCTCTCTTTTTTAGTTCAGTTTGTTTCATAGTTTTAAGAACCTTCTCATTGAAAAACTTAAACTGTTAGAAACAAATGAACGAACGGCTTTATATCTTAACAGTATCCTTATTAAACATTAAATGGATACAAGCATGCATGGTTGTGTGATGCAAAATTTGATTAGCTGAGATGGTTATACAGGATGCATGCAACTTTGAGGGAAATAACATAAAGTCACTCttgttttttttgtattcaatTATGACTCAAAAGTAATTAATACATGCAGGGATGCGATGCATCTTTGATGCTAATTGGGAACAATACTGAGCAAACTGATCCAGGAAATAGGTCTGTTGGTGGATATTCAGTTATAGAATCAGCAAAAAGACTCCTTGAGATGCTTTGCCCTGAAACTGTTTCTTGTGCGGATATCATTGCTCTTGCAGCCAGAGATGCAGTTGGAATTGTAAGTTTCTCCCTCACACTGCATGCTCATATTCTTCGACAATGCATGCATCAtattaggtggaaactcatatGCAGTTgttttcatgtgaagttgatggTTGAAAATCATTAAATTGTAATTTAGTCAAACATATCAAATCATCTAACAGTTCTCAGCATTAACTTCATATAAAAACAACTGCATGTGAGTCTTCACTATCATATCAATATAAGGTGGTTAATTAATTCAATTGAAGTGCTTTCGAGAATAGGCTGGCGGACCAATGGTTCAAATTCCCACAGGAAGAAGAGATGGAATGGTTTCGCTTGCTTCGAATGTCAGGCCTAACATCGTGGACACAAGTTTTACAATGGATGAGATGGTTAAGCTTTTCACATCTAAAGGATTGTCTGTTCTTGATCTTGTCATCCTTTCAGGTGCATGTTCTTGCTCTTGATCTTTCTCAGTGTTCTTTTAACATCATATTAGATACTTAATTAGTGATGGCTAGTCTTTGCAGGAGCTCACACCATCGGAGTGGCTCATTGCAATGCATTCAGAGGCCGATTCCAAGAAGACACGAAGGGACGGCTCACACTCATCGACAAGACTCTGGACAGTAACTATGCTGTTGAGCTAATGAAACAGTGTCCAGCAAGTGCAATGGCATCTGCTACAGTGAACAATGATCCTGAAACACCTATGGTCTTTGACAACCAGTACTATCGGAATCTCTTGGTGCACAAAGGGCTTTTCCAGTCAGATTCTGCTTTGCTGAATGAAAACAGCACAAGAACAATGGTGAAGGATTTTGCAAACAATCAACAACTTTTCTTTGTAAATTGGAGCCAAGCTTTCTTGAAGCTCACAAGTGTTGGAGTGAAAACAGGGAATGATGGTGAAATTAGACGTACTTGTGCATCAACTAATGCATAAGGAATGAAAAGTGGTTGTACAGACAAACATGGTTCTCTATGCATAAAGACAAACAGCTTTTCTACAAGATTGTatttgtgtctttactatgactttgtttgggtgagcttataaaaaagatatttttttaaattatcttttttgaaaagatgttgtaaaaaaagcaaaaataaatttatgtttTGATATTTTAcgcaaaaaaatctttttatttatcaattatatttggatataataatataaaagtatttttgtttatttattatgtgaaatttttttttgagaaaaaatattttaaaaaatatgtaaacgGTAGCTTCTCAAAAAAAGAggctaattttattttatatggcaaaaatattggtgtttttgttgaaaaatGAAATTATTTAGTGTAATTACCCTTGCGTATTGGAGACGTGTTATCATTCTGGCAACATGCAAGATGTGTGGACATGTGTCAACATTTTGGTCATTACCTAGGATGCGTGTTGAACACTTTTTTTATACATCCACAATACTGTAATACAtttcaaatattaatttttaactaaaatattatcttcatttttatattaaaaataatttctgcaaaaaaaatattttttatttttctaatacttttatttttattactaaaaatttactaaatatactaaaaaataaaaaaatatttttttattaaaatatattttttttctatcaacTTAATGACTCCAAGCAGCTACTATCTCAGTGTCAACTATTCTACCAATTTATCAAATCTTTAGTGTGTCAATCTTTTCAAACCTCGAACCATAGAACAAGGAAAATGTTTGAATATGTTGGAGTTATTTCTGAGAGGAAGAATGGTGCCTAAATTAAGAGGAGATCACAACATTTATCATGGCTGTCAATATTCATACGCACCTTCTCTGTGCTAAAGGATATCCCTTGTCCATGCTCCATAGTCTTCTTAGAAGAAAAGGATTAATCTCTCGTTGGGCATAGTTAAGTTTGTTTTTCAATTGATGCTCTCACTATAAAGaaaattattgtttttctttaaagCCATAGTTTGGCTCTGAGTCTAATTGTAACAGAAAACCAACTTTAATCAGTTAATAGTagtcaattttttattataaaattattctcttaattttatcttGGGTTAAATATGATTTTGGTCTCTAAGATATAGGtcgaaaatttttttcgtcATCAATCTTGTTTTGCATACAAAATCGTCCGTAAGGTTTAAAACAAGTTTTAAAATTGTCATTTTtacttaaatattaaaattttagaccAAATTacttataacaaaaaattataaaaaaaaaagagtggtTCTACTCTTGCAAAAGGATAAGGAAAAAAGAAGTTATTCACAATCCACTTTTacttctgcttctgcttctacATCTGTACGATTTTGGTCCTTTTAAAGTAaggacaattttaaaactaagttaaattttagagacgattttatatgaaaaaaaaggtTTAAGACACAAAAAAATTTCGATTTATACCTTAAAAACCAAAATTATACTTAACCCTTTTATATTATTTGGGAGAGGTTAAGGTTTAAAGTTATGatttaggatttaaaatttaaaataaaaaagataattttaaaaaataggtTGATATTAGCGGAAAAAATTAACTCTCTAGTTAAATTCTAACTATTTAACACAAACATAAAGTTGTCCATGGTGCCTCTGAAGtaagaaattaaagaatttcctttgccattagtgtttatttttaagatttaaagCTTACCCATATTTTGGAGTTATTTATGAATTTTCGCTTACGAATATAAGCTTTAGTTTTGGAGTAGTCGTTCAAGTTTCAACTCCAAGTATATTTTGTCAGATTCGAACATATCATTTTTATTGGGTGTTATCTTTTTTAATCGGATTTGTGTTATCATTCGGATAACTTGGTTCAATTTAAAgttgtattttataaaaatatatattttaaagtaaaagtaataacagaatattatattttatatttcagttAATATGTTTTATATTATATGGTGtagtatatttattttaatataaatatgatataatatttgttaaatttaatttttaaaaataaaattttattaattttttatataaaatttataaatttatgtatattaattttatattagatcGAATTAACCCggtttaatataatttattttaaattagtttaaagTTGAGTTAAAATAAATCCGGTATAATATTAGAGTCTAATTAAACTTAGTCCGGTGtagtttattttaattatatttagcGAGTATTTGGGCCGGGCTGAACaaaattttagaagaaaaaacCCAGTAAAATGTTGGGTTCTGTACGAATCTTATTCATTTTTGCGTCCTTACATTTTATTGTTCCACCGCCCAGACCTAAACCTCTCTAGAGTCTCGGCTTTTCCCTCAGTCCCGCGGCTTACCCTATTTTCTGCTGTTACTGTTTCTTGGAGGAGCAACCAATTATGGCGGATGTCGCCGTGATGAGAGAGATTGAGGCCACCGCCTCACGTCTTGGTGTAGATCTCTCCGCCATTGATCTTGACTCTATTCGCCTCCCTCCTGATGACGACCTCGGCATCCAAAGGTACCAACTTTTTACCTTTTCATAACCCCACTGAAGAAATTTATCTTGGATAGTTGTCCATCTTTTAATTTTACTGCCCCCTTGTTCTTGGGTATCTATAATTAGGGTTTGAATGGTTTGTTTGATATTTACTGTTGGGTGAGAATATATTTGGGGCGGATTTCAATAAATGTTGATTTTTGATAATAACAGTGATGATGAAGATGTTTACCAAGAGGAAAATTTGGAGTTTGATACTGGGTTTGGGAACATTATAGTGGTGGACAATCTACCCGTTGTTCCAAGGGAGAAGTTTGAGAAGCTTGAAGGTGTAATCAGAAAAATCTATAGCCAGATTGGTCTCATCAAGGAGGATGGACTCTGGATGCCCGTTGATCCACAAACTGAAAAAACTCTGGGTTATTGCTTCATTGAGTATAACACACCTCAGGTTATTATCTGCTAAACCTATACTCTTGTTGAATAAGTAATCAGTAATAATATATTTTGCATGTTTAATACCTGTTAAGTTGTTATTCCCCCAATTAATGGAAAAGTTAAGAGATGGTTTGTAACAAAGTTACGTTCACTCTTGTTTGGAAAATTAATAACGGAAGAACAGGTTGGAGTTTTATTCATCTTTAaggaaattttattttatatctgtaatatgttattattattaaccaATATAATCTGTCTTCTCATGTTTTATTTGATTTGGTTGTAATGCTAGGAAGCTGAGCTTGCTAAAGAGAAGACTCATGGATATAAGTTGGATCGAGCACACATATTTTCTGTGAATATGTTTGATGACTTTGATAGATTCATGAAAGTTCCAGATGAGTGGGCTCCACCTGAAACTAGTCCATACACTCCTGGGGTAATAATTTGATCATTCTCTATGCCCTTTATGTGTGTGATATAGCAAGTAGAGTAATTGTGATCTGTCTTTTTTTCCCCCTTCAAGAAGTTTTGAAAAGTATGGAGGTTCTTGTGATATTCTGTacgattaattttttttccatttaatCCCCAtgattttatttgatatttgaaGCTAAAAATATATGCTAAACCTAACTACTAACTagaaattttgtattttttacttTGCTATATGTTATTTATTGCTTGGTTGTTTAAGTGTTATATTAAGAATATTTTCCCTTGTAGGTGTAGATTGTGTACAAATAAGGATACTAGTGCCTTTATTCCTTTATCTTGCATTACATTTTTTCCATCATTGTCCTTACACTAAACTCTCATATCATATGCATAGCTATGTTATGCTCTGTGGTTTAGATTGTACCATGCATTACTAACAGTACTCTTCAATCTTCAATTATAAATCTCCGATAAATAAATTCCTCTCCTTTTACAAGCCTTGCTATCTAATCTGTTGCAGGAAAATCTTCAACATTGGTTGACTGACTCAAAAGCCCGAGACCAGTTTGTGATTCGTGCTGGTTCAGATACTGAGGTGTTGTGGAATGATGCAAGACATTTGAAACCTGATCCAGTTTATAAGCGTGCAGTGAGTAGTTTTCAGGACCTTTATTTCATTAATATGATAATATGATGTTGTAGTCAAAGTTTTTGCATGCTTCATCGCTTCTTTAAACTATCTTTGCTTTTAAGATTGTCTGTCGTTCAATGCATCTTTCATGTGCAGTTCTGGACTGAGAGTTTTGTGCAATGGTCCCCAATGGGTACATACCTAGCAACCATACATAGGCAAGGAGCAGCAGTTTGGGGAGGTGCCACAACATTCAATCGTCTCATGCGATATGCTCATCCCCAGGTCAATTTTGGCCCTTATCCATGCAATATTGTTATATGAGCTATTTTCTTGTTACTTAAGCAATGAAGGTACCAACTGCAGGTTAAACTTATTGATTTTTCACCCGGTGAGAAGTATTTGGTAACATATAGTAGCCATGAGCCAAGCAATCCTCGAGATGCAAATGTAAGAATTTCCTTGTTTAAGTATCTATTTTATTCTTACAGATTCTATGGCATTGTCTTACTAATCCAATTAACTTTCTAGAGGGTTGTGATAAATATATTTGATGTGAGAACTGGAAAAGTCATGAGAGATTTTAAGGGAAGTGCTGATGATTTTGCCATTGGAGGTGCTGGAGGTGTTGCAGGAGTGTCATGGCCCATTTTCAGGTAATTATTTGTTTTCCTGGCTTGGCTTGTGATGGTGATggtaataataattactattgTTAGCATTAACTTATTGGAATGATAATATTTCTTTTAGATGGGGTGGAGGAAAGGACGACAAGTACTTTGCAAGACTAGGGAAAAATATGATCTCTGTGTACGAGACAGATACATTCTCTCTTGTGGACAAGAAATCGTTAAAGGTTGAAAGTGTGATGGATTTCAGCTGGTCACCAACTGATCCCATCCTTGCACTTTTTGTTCCTGAATTGGGTGGTGGTAACCAGCCAGCTAGGGTAAGTTCATTTTGCTGATTTTCCTCTTTATGCATGCATGGAAAGCTTCTTTGGGTGTATGAAGCACTGTTATTTGATATCCTTTGTTGCATTCATTTTGTAGGTGAGTCTGGTTCAGATCCCCAGTAAAGAGGAACTCAGGCAGAAGAATCTTTTCAGTGTCAGTGATTGCAAGATGTATTGGCAAAGCAATGGAGAGTATCTAGCTGTTAAGGTTGATCGTTACACAAAAACCAAGAAAAGCACTTACACAGGCTTTGAGCTTTTCCGCATAAAAGAGCGAGATATACCCATTGAAGTGTTGGAGCTTGAAAATAAGAATGATAAGATTATTGCATTTGCCTGGGAGCCAAAGGGCCATAGGTTCGCTGTTATTCACGGTGATCACCCAAGGCCTGACATCAGTTTTTACTCAATGAGGACTGCTCAAAATACAGGTCGTGTTTCAAAGCTTACTACTCTCAAGGGAAAGCAAGCTAATGCCCTTTTCTGGTCACCTGCTGGTCGATTCATAATACTTGCTGGATTGAAAGGTCTGAATGGACAGCTTGAATTTTATAATGTGGATGAACTGGAAACCATGGCAACTGCTGAGCATTTTATGGCAACAGACATTGAATGGGATCCTACTGGGAGGTAATGGCATGAAGTGTAAAAATATATAGAGTTCAAACATCTGCAATGTATTGTCCTGTTTCATCTACTAACATGTACTTCTGCAGGTATGTTGCAACCTCTGTAACTTCAGTTCATGAAATGGAAAATGGGTTCAATATATGGTCTTTCCATGGGAAACTTCTTTATCGTATTCTGAAGGATCATTTCTTCCAGGTATTGATTCCTTGAGTTGTCTTTAAGGTTCTGAATTGTGTTTATAAAACGTCATGAATAAAATGCAAATCCAATGCAACCATGGTGCACAGCAATTTAAGTGCTTATATTAATTCACTCACAAAAATGAAGTacattgatttttatttaggaGGTACATGAAACTTTTCCGTGGTCCACTgtatttatatttgttttttttttctttttaatatgtTGCTTCTTAAAATACATGAGGTGGAATGTCATCTTATGTGGTTTGGACATGGGAGAAGGCTGGTAGAACATAATGAGAAGGGTGGATTATATGTAAGATAGACCATCGGTTAGATGTTGAAGAAGACAAAAAAGACTATGTATGAGGTGATCAAGCAGGATCTGTGTGTGAACGATGTCATGGTAGACATGATACATAATAGGGTTTAATGACGTTATTTAATCCATGTAGTCAACCCATCTACTGAGATAATGCATTGttcttaaaatatataaatacataattgtCAGGGCTAAAATATAAAAGACACTGTCATATTAGATTGTTGAATTAGTTCATTATGTCTACTGAGACTATTGTGCAATACCGAGCAATGATGTGCTCTCTTTATGGCAGTACTTGTGGAGGCCAAGGCCACCAACTCTGCTGAGCCCAGAGAAAGAGGAGGAGATTGCTAAGAACCTGAAGAAGTACAGCAAGAAGTACGAGGCGGAGGACCAAGATGTGTCCATGCTGTTGAGCGAacaagaaagagagaagaggaaggCCTTGAAAGATGAATGGGAGAGATGGGTAAATGAGTGGAAGAAGCAGCACGAGCAAGAGAAGTTGGAGAGACAGAAGCTCCGGGACGGAGAAGCAAGTGACGAAGAGGAGGAGTATGAGGCAAAGGAAGTTGAAATCGAAGAAGTTATTGATGTCAAGGAGGAGGTTGTTCCTTTGGATCATGAGTGATTCATTCTTTGAAATATATGTATGTAACTCCCCGTCATAGTTGCTGCTTGGTTTCTTTCTTGAGAAAGGAAGGAGAGGAAAAATTTTCCCTGTTTTGATGGATCAAGAGTAGAATAATTTGATACTGTTTAGtgtattttcttttttggtCTGGATATTGTTTAGTGTATTAACTCATGGTGAGGAGCTTCACAGACTTTTTGATCATCAAAATTCAATAGGCGACGTAGGCCCTTGTTTTCATATCAGGTAGCGGTGGCAAACAGTCCGAAACTTGCCAGGCCAGTCTGCGTAACCTGCCCAAAAATGCGGGTAGGGTTAAGGCAGGTTGGGTTGAAAATTTGGGACTTAAAAAGTTCACTTAATCTGCATCGTCTAATCTGTAGGTTTTGCTGTGGTGAGGCGGATTTTTACGGCGggtcaaatatttttttggtcaGGGTTGTTTTTGTAAAGTTCTTATGATATTGATCTATAAGAGGATAAAGATATAATTGAAGACAGATATTAGAACTAAACTGGTGATTGAATTGGTCTGATTACTGGTTTATTGGTATAATTGATAAATTATTGATTCAACTGATAAAATCggttatatataaaataaaaatataaaatatttaaaaatcaaaaactaaaatttaaaataaatatttgctaattaaaaataattaagtgttaaattttaaaaataactaatataaagataaacataaaattaatttgtattccTATGATAGTTTTTTAATTGGATGCTAAGAATGAAAATTTATAAAGTATATccaaagaataattttaaagtttgaatatatttatataattaaataatcatgtataaatttatttttctttttagaataaataatttttatattaatttttattattattatctttatttttaaattaattaatttgtacttcaattaaaaaactaattaatttaaaaaattgagttAAGTATTTCTCTGTCTATGTGTATGAACGCTAACTTGGATCGATACAAAGTTTGGTTCATCGGTTTTTCAGTTGAATTTGTCAGTCCGATTCGGTTTTAACAACTATAATTGAAGATGTTCTAAGTTAtattttggatttatatttgattgattataaatttggagatgtttaattatatgttttggataatatttgttttattttgaaaaatgttggttttattattttgttttaaaaaatttgctttatgattatgtttattatatatttataattaaaaaagctttaatgtttgtgaatttaaaaattatatatttattaaaatgattgtggaattatatatattatttaatatttaatggtttataaaaaaaattagtagaCTTGGCCCGTCAACCTGCCGTTAGGTAGGACGGAGCGAATCGGTCCATTAGATGATGGACTTTTGGTGGGGCGGAACGGAGCGGAATTTCTCGTTTTTCACTCCTAGTAGCAGGAGGTTCATTCTGTTATATATATCTTGTATTAGTATAGTATTGGGCCAAAAAGAAATTCACTAAATTAGAAAATGCGAAGGCTTAAATTGTAAATGTAATATTTGATAAGGAAATTCGAGAAATATGAATAAGTCGAGTTTCGTTGAGGAGAAATTCAGGTCCAGATTCGAAGCGCCCATTAGAATTGGGTCAACAGTCAGCACTCTCCGTTATACTTTTCCTTAACCATGTGTGCCCGTGAGCCGACGACCTTCATATATCTAGCCACTACAATTATCAGAAAATAATATCGACAATTTATTAAGGAATTTAGTTAAAATGAAATATTCTAAATATTCCGATTGTTCTGTTCGGATAAAATATGATAATAAATGTTGtttgaatatttaatttatttaatatattaaaaataaaaaaatttgtatttttcaatatttttaataaaatttcttttatgTAGTCAAAaagtgttttttaaaatttagaatgtattataaaaatattatgtatatgtGTTATACTGAACTTTTAGCAAATCGTAGTTGGTTCGATATATACTCTCTAAGAGAGAAACCTACTTCTCTTTATGAGTATCAGTTTTcaattgtgaaaaaaaaaattcttcttttggataaagagaaaaagaaagaacttgaaatgaaaaaataaaatttaaaaagattttagaatGGAAAGAATAAAGAAAGTAAAGTAAATGTCTTTAAATTCAAAACAAGTAATAAAACGCCTTGGATATGATAAAAGGACTTTGAATTCAAATATACTGTAGAAAcattaaaagagaaaaagaaaagagactTTGCGAAAAGAAAGTAAATTTGCAAGAAAAGGAAATTATAAGgaattttaaaagaaatgtaaggacatgaaagaaatcttacaGAAAAGAAAGCTCTTGGCAGACTCAAAAAGTCAATGGGAATGTGAGAATGCGAAAGTATTTTCTGAAAATGAATTACAACCCTTGTTCCTTCCAAGTCTTGTTTATTTATAGGTTACTTTGACCAATCCTACGCTGCCAAATGTCACTTCTAAATAATTACGAAGTAACTGTTCCCACCAAATATAGACCCAAGTAACTGCCACTTTCACATAACTTATCCTCGATTTCGATCTTTCAATCTATTGTCTTTGTCCTTCGACAGCTTCGACTAAATCAAAGCCCTTATTATCTATGCACCTCTCCTCAAATCTATCCTTTAATCAGTTCAGTCGGTTGAAAAAATATTCGACCAACAATTTGTTCGCtagtattattaattttattgatatttccacgaaaaaatgaaaataattgatcctaaaaaattttaactaataataataacaataaaagaaaaggaaagttcgTTCCTATACTTCACAACCGTCTTAATGAGCACGATGCATGCATTACGCATGCCACTAATTAATTGCATTTTAGTTCTCAAGGACTATAAATTTACCAAAGAGactccctttttcaaaaatctataATTTTCTTTAAGTTTGTTCATCTTCCAAAACTACTCTCTCCATCTCTTGACTCCATTGTTACTATTGCCGAACTTCTCAGACTACCATCTTCATGTTTCCCCTTCATGTACTAGTATATCCCTCTTCTTTTCTAATTACAACAACTCTTTTTTTACATTAACACATGATTTCTGCTACTATTAAATTTAAcgtttaattttcttttttttttcagactTGTGTAAGAGCATGGAAGCTactccttcaacaattccatccataGCAAAAGCAAAAggtaaataaattgaaaatcgCGATGGACCAAAAGAAACCACAAAATCTTTCCAACATGCAAGCCTGAAAATCCTCTCCACTAATGGAGATACCATCATTGACGACCCAGAAGACACCTCAAATGGCAAAAAAAACTGTATTTTTTTTCAGTcgagaatgtaaaacccggttaattaacggctaattaactcataaatgagaatttattctagaaagcctaaaatgtgatttttatggctaaatgtgatagaggagactgagacgagaattttggtaccaattttatggaattcggaccaagattggaccgaacgggccgaaccgggccaaccggacccaaagtgggcccttggcccaacataactagaccaaaaccctagttttcagcattctctctcctcacaacactcaatTCACGCTGAAAAAGAGAGGCCATGGAGgaaagaacactctctcaagttctctcccttggttgatcttcaaaccaccataacttttgatctagagctccgattgccgctccgtttgcggccacgcgttcaccgcggagagctctacaaaacccatataattaatcttgaggtaagtcacgtgtttctgttcgaaattccagcccttattttcgagtttcatgggtaaaatgttgagattttgggttctttgatgttataggacccaattCTCTTGAaagagaaggttaatcttgtctccttggaccttgggtgtggtaagactctcaatcctagtgtaatttgtgattttatgatgttgggttttgagatgttgtgtatgggtatgatggttgtggcttaggt
This sequence is a window from Arachis stenosperma cultivar V10309 chromosome 10, arast.V10309.gnm1.PFL2, whole genome shotgun sequence. Protein-coding genes within it:
- the LOC130955402 gene encoding eukaryotic translation initiation factor 3 subunit B-like, coding for MADVAVMREIEATASRLGVDLSAIDLDSIRLPPDDDLGIQSDDEDVYQEENLEFDTGFGNIIVVDNLPVVPREKFEKLEGVIRKIYSQIGLIKEDGLWMPVDPQTEKTLGYCFIEYNTPQEAELAKEKTHGYKLDRAHIFSVNMFDDFDRFMKVPDEWAPPETSPYTPGENLQHWLTDSKARDQFVIRAGSDTEVLWNDARHLKPDPVYKRAFWTESFVQWSPMGTYLATIHRQGAAVWGGATTFNRLMRYAHPQVKLIDFSPGEKYLVTYSSHEPSNPRDANRVVINIFDVRTGKVMRDFKGSADDFAIGGAGGVAGVSWPIFRWGGGKDDKYFARLGKNMISVYETDTFSLVDKKSLKVESVMDFSWSPTDPILALFVPELGGGNQPARVSLVQIPSKEELRQKNLFSVSDCKMYWQSNGEYLAVKVDRYTKTKKSTYTGFELFRIKERDIPIEVLELENKNDKIIAFAWEPKGHRFAVIHGDHPRPDISFYSMRTAQNTGRVSKLTTLKGKQANALFWSPAGRFIILAGLKGLNGQLEFYNVDELETMATAEHFMATDIEWDPTGRYVATSVTSVHEMENGFNIWSFHGKLLYRILKDHFFQYLWRPRPPTLLSPEKEEEIAKNLKKYSKKYEAEDQDVSMLLSEQEREKRKALKDEWERWVNEWKKQHEQEKLERQKLRDGEASDEEEEYEAKEVEIEEVIDVKEEVVPLDHE
- the LOC130957478 gene encoding peroxidase 46-like, with protein sequence MGAYSLSFNFYAASCPSAEFIIRDIVTSSSSNDPSIPGKLLRLVFHDCFVEGCDASLMLIGNNTEQTDPGNRSVGGYSVIESAKRLLEMLCPETVSCADIIALAARDAVGIAGGPMVQIPTGRRDGMVSLASNVRPNIVDTSFTMDEMVKLFTSKGLSVLDLVILSGAHTIGVAHCNAFRGRFQEDTKGRLTLIDKTLDSNYAVELMKQCPASAMASATVNNDPETPMVFDNQYYRNLLVHKGLFQSDSALLNENSTRTMVKDFANNQQLFFVNWSQAFLKLTSVGVKTGNDGEIRRTCASTNA